One stretch of Desulfocurvus vexinensis DSM 17965 DNA includes these proteins:
- a CDS encoding response regulator: protein MHEKVLLVDDEQGFVEAMEKRLTKRGMVVRTALSGEAALEALQTAGTEVVVLDVKMPGMDGVETLRRIKAEFPLVEVIMLTGHGTVETAIEGMRLGAFDYLMKPCEIEDLVAKVGQAAQRHQGHEARILQAEAESIALRRGD from the coding sequence ATGCACGAGAAGGTCTTGTTGGTGGACGACGAGCAGGGCTTCGTGGAGGCCATGGAGAAGCGGCTGACCAAGCGGGGCATGGTGGTGCGTACCGCCCTGTCCGGCGAGGCGGCCCTGGAGGCGCTGCAGACCGCAGGCACCGAGGTCGTGGTGCTCGACGTGAAAATGCCCGGCATGGACGGCGTCGAGACCCTGCGGCGCATCAAGGCCGAATTCCCCCTGGTGGAGGTCATCATGCTCACCGGGCACGGCACGGTGGAGACGGCCATCGAAGGCATGCGCCTGGGGGCTTTCGACTACCTGATGAAGCCCTGCGAGATCGAGGACCTCGTGGCCAAGGTCGGCCAGGCCGCCCAGCGCCACCAGGGCCACGAGGCGCGCATCCTCCAGGCCGAGGCCGAAAGCATCGCCCTGCGCCGGGGCGACTAG